A window from Corynebacterium singulare encodes these proteins:
- a CDS encoding aspartate-alanine antiporter-like transporter has translation MSLFDGNIWLSIFFIALLGTLFGMIPFGPLRFGVAGTLFVGLAFGAFIELDDTILSSLQEMGLGLFIYMQGLSAGERFFSGFSAQLKHMITAAIAVIVAAGVALLAGGWLGLSPLLSVGVFSGATTSTASLAVAQQQTGEDLPAVGYSLGYPVGVAVAILLVAFLLKQSWPGKKDQDNSAEEIFRSRTIRVTKNITYDELLERFEDHFVIATIRRGNTRMVAGDHPDIRKGDILRVLVTKAKKHELTDALGKRQPQVPFVDKRLVIENIVVSNSDIAGRTVQELNLFQRYGGRIVRIHRGDDEFLASFDTHLDAGDRVDIIVEQDRLGDIRDYFGDSVQSYSQLNWVAVGGGLFLGYLVALIVIPMPGGASFELGFALGPLIVGLILGALHRTRHVPWKVPASINTAFQQWGLVIFLSSVGLASSEAFQSTAFSWLGLKCMALAAIVTVVAIAIFSVASRFLGQSETRTAGGISGIFGQPAVVNYATGMSSDSRIMTGYAATIVVAQIIKIAIIPIMLTL, from the coding sequence ATGTCACTATTTGATGGAAATATTTGGCTGAGCATCTTTTTTATTGCGTTGCTCGGCACATTGTTCGGGATGATTCCCTTTGGCCCGCTGCGCTTTGGCGTAGCGGGTACGTTGTTCGTTGGCTTGGCCTTCGGCGCCTTCATTGAGCTTGACGACACAATCCTTAGTAGCCTGCAGGAAATGGGCCTTGGCCTCTTTATTTACATGCAAGGCTTGTCCGCCGGTGAGCGCTTCTTTAGCGGCTTTTCGGCGCAGCTTAAGCACATGATTACAGCTGCGATTGCGGTGATTGTTGCTGCTGGAGTAGCCCTGCTGGCAGGCGGATGGCTGGGATTGTCCCCGTTGCTTTCGGTCGGTGTGTTCTCTGGTGCGACGACCTCAACGGCGTCGCTTGCCGTGGCACAGCAACAAACTGGTGAGGACCTGCCGGCCGTGGGGTATTCCTTGGGCTACCCGGTGGGTGTGGCCGTGGCCATTTTGCTCGTGGCGTTTCTGCTTAAGCAGTCGTGGCCTGGAAAGAAGGACCAGGATAATTCCGCGGAGGAAATTTTCCGCTCCCGCACCATTCGCGTGACAAAGAACATCACCTACGATGAGCTGCTTGAGCGTTTTGAAGATCACTTTGTTATTGCAACGATCCGCCGCGGCAACACCAGGATGGTCGCCGGCGATCATCCGGATATCCGGAAGGGCGATATACTGCGCGTTCTGGTGACGAAGGCCAAGAAGCATGAGCTTACCGACGCCCTGGGTAAGCGCCAGCCCCAAGTTCCTTTTGTGGACAAGCGCTTGGTCATTGAGAACATCGTGGTGTCGAACTCAGACATTGCTGGTCGAACGGTTCAGGAGCTCAACCTTTTCCAGCGCTATGGCGGACGCATTGTCCGAATCCACCGCGGCGATGACGAGTTCCTCGCAAGCTTTGATACCCACCTCGACGCCGGTGACCGTGTGGACATCATTGTGGAACAGGACCGCTTGGGTGATATCCGCGATTACTTCGGTGATTCGGTCCAAAGCTATTCGCAGTTGAACTGGGTTGCTGTCGGCGGTGGCCTATTCTTGGGTTACCTTGTCGCACTCATCGTCATTCCGATGCCTGGTGGTGCCTCCTTCGAGCTAGGTTTTGCACTTGGGCCGCTCATTGTGGGCCTAATTCTCGGCGCGCTGCACCGCACACGCCATGTGCCTTGGAAGGTGCCGGCTTCCATTAACACCGCTTTCCAGCAGTGGGGCCTGGTTATCTTCCTCTCCTCAGTGGGTCTTGCCTCTAGTGAAGCTTTCCAATCCACGGCTTTTTCCTGGCTGGGCCTCAAGTGCATGGCGCTTGCTGCCATTGTCACCGTGGTTGCCATCGCTATCTTCAGCGTGGCCAGCCGGTTCCTTGGTCAGTCGGAGACCCGCACTGCTGGGGGCATTTCGGGTATCTTCGGTCAGCCAGCAGTGGTCAACTATGCCACGGGGATGAGCTCTGACTCCCGCATCATGACCGGCTATGCTGCCACCATTGTGGTGGCGCAGATCATCAAGATCGCGATTATCCCCATCATGCTGACCCTGTAG
- a CDS encoding peptide chain release factor 3, which translates to MSIASEASRRRTFAVIAHPDAGKSTLTEALALHAHVINEAGAVHGKGNRKSTVSDWMEMEKDRGISVASSALQFEYAPEGYEGEPYMINLVDTPGHADFSEDTYRVLTAVDAAVMLIDAAKGLEPQTLKLFRVCKARGLPIITVINKWDRVGREPLELVDEIVNEIQLQPTPLYWPVGIAGDFRGLAHVTADGEVDEYIHFLRTAGGSTIAPEEHYAPADAASKEEDAWETAVEEAELLAADGALHDQELFEQCVTSPLIFASAMLNFGVHQILDTLCAIAPAPASRDSDPQAIEAAGTGGAAAIDEVREVTDDFAGVIFKVQAGMDRKHRDNLAFMRVVSGEFERGMQVNHAQSGRSFSTKYALTVFGRTRDTVDTAYPGDIVGLVNAGSLAPGDTIYTGKKVQFKPMPQFAPEAFQILRAKSLGDYKAFRKGLDQLAAEGVVQILRNDTRGDAAPVMAAVGPMQFEVMQARMDVEYNVETITEPIPYSVARRTDAESAPELGRQRGVEIFTRTDGELIALFGDKWKLAFIEKEHPELTIETLVAD; encoded by the coding sequence ATGAGTATTGCCTCCGAAGCTTCCCGCCGCCGCACATTCGCCGTCATCGCCCACCCGGATGCTGGTAAATCCACGCTGACGGAGGCGCTGGCACTGCATGCGCACGTCATCAATGAGGCCGGCGCGGTGCACGGCAAGGGCAACCGCAAGTCCACGGTCTCTGACTGGATGGAGATGGAGAAAGACCGCGGTATCTCCGTGGCTTCCTCTGCTCTGCAGTTCGAGTACGCACCGGAGGGCTATGAGGGCGAGCCCTACATGATCAACCTCGTTGATACGCCGGGCCACGCGGACTTTTCGGAGGATACCTACCGTGTGCTCACGGCGGTGGACGCCGCAGTGATGCTTATCGACGCCGCCAAGGGCCTCGAGCCCCAGACCCTCAAGCTCTTCCGTGTCTGTAAAGCCCGTGGCCTTCCGATTATTACGGTGATTAACAAGTGGGACCGCGTGGGCCGCGAGCCGCTGGAGCTTGTCGATGAGATCGTGAACGAAATTCAGCTGCAGCCCACCCCGCTGTACTGGCCAGTGGGCATTGCCGGCGATTTCCGCGGACTTGCCCACGTCACCGCCGATGGCGAGGTGGATGAGTACATTCACTTCCTGCGCACTGCGGGTGGTTCCACCATCGCTCCGGAGGAGCACTACGCGCCTGCCGACGCCGCCTCGAAAGAAGAGGACGCGTGGGAGACCGCCGTCGAGGAGGCGGAGCTTCTCGCTGCCGACGGTGCTTTGCACGACCAAGAGCTCTTTGAACAGTGCGTGACCTCCCCGCTCATCTTCGCCTCTGCCATGCTGAACTTCGGCGTGCACCAAATCCTCGATACGCTCTGCGCTATTGCCCCAGCTCCGGCTTCCCGCGATTCTGATCCTCAGGCCATTGAAGCCGCCGGCACGGGCGGCGCTGCCGCAATCGATGAGGTCCGCGAGGTCACCGATGACTTCGCGGGTGTCATTTTCAAAGTGCAGGCAGGTATGGACCGCAAGCACCGCGATAACCTCGCCTTCATGCGCGTGGTCTCCGGCGAATTTGAGCGCGGTATGCAGGTCAATCATGCCCAGTCCGGCCGCAGCTTCTCCACCAAGTACGCATTGACGGTGTTTGGCCGCACGCGTGACACCGTGGACACTGCTTACCCGGGTGATATCGTGGGTCTCGTCAACGCCGGTTCTCTGGCCCCAGGTGACACCATCTATACGGGCAAGAAGGTGCAGTTCAAGCCCATGCCGCAGTTCGCACCGGAGGCTTTCCAAATTTTGCGTGCAAAATCCCTGGGTGATTACAAGGCCTTCCGCAAGGGCTTGGATCAGCTCGCTGCCGAGGGCGTTGTCCAGATTCTGCGCAACGATACCCGCGGTGACGCAGCCCCTGTCATGGCCGCGGTCGGCCCCATGCAGTTCGAAGTCATGCAGGCCCGCATGGACGTCGAGTACAACGTGGAGACCATCACCGAGCCTATCCCCTACTCCGTGGCCCGCCGTACCGACGCCGAGTCAGCCCCCGAGCTGGGCCGCCAGCGTGGAGTAGAAATCTTCACCCGCACCGACGGCGAACTCATCGCGCTTTTCGGCGATAAGTGGAAGCTGGCCTTCATTGAGAAGGAGCACCCGGAGCTCACCATCGAGACGCTGGTGGCGGACTAA
- a CDS encoding SDR family NAD(P)-dependent oxidoreductase, whose translation MSHTLPSHHEPRTIVITGASNGVGASAARILHQRRPQDTLVLVGRNPEKTKAVAEELGANYHVADYESLGQVRRLAEELSQYEQIHALGNNAGGIFDGPFATADGFERTWQVNVVAPFLLTSLLRDTLRESDATVVQTSSVANMVMSSFDPGDPNTFEKFTAERAYGNAKLGDILLTRYIDAHGITSVAFHPGVLKTGFGTTSTSTTSKLYASAMGKRFGSADQGGENLAFFLTGTPGIHFESGEYYNQKRKPGLKRPIAKNRSVARRVFDDLARQLDVEW comes from the coding sequence ATGAGCCACACCTTGCCCTCGCACCACGAACCCCGGACCATCGTTATTACCGGAGCCTCCAACGGAGTGGGTGCCTCGGCCGCCCGTATTCTGCATCAGCGCCGCCCGCAGGACACGCTCGTCCTCGTGGGCCGCAACCCGGAGAAGACGAAGGCTGTGGCTGAGGAACTCGGGGCGAACTATCACGTGGCTGATTATGAATCTTTGGGTCAGGTGCGCCGTCTTGCGGAGGAGCTGAGTCAGTACGAGCAGATCCATGCCTTGGGCAATAACGCCGGCGGTATTTTTGACGGCCCTTTCGCCACCGCAGACGGCTTTGAGCGCACCTGGCAGGTCAATGTTGTGGCTCCTTTCCTGTTGACTTCCCTGCTGCGCGATACCCTCCGGGAAAGCGACGCTACCGTTGTCCAGACGTCCTCCGTAGCGAATATGGTCATGTCCTCCTTTGACCCAGGTGACCCGAATACCTTTGAGAAGTTCACCGCGGAGCGTGCCTACGGTAACGCGAAGTTGGGGGATATTTTGCTCACCCGCTACATCGACGCCCACGGGATTACCTCCGTGGCCTTCCACCCCGGCGTGCTCAAGACTGGGTTTGGCACAACGTCCACGAGCACAACGAGCAAGCTCTACGCCAGCGCGATGGGCAAGCGATTTGGCTCCGCGGACCAGGGTGGCGAGAACCTCGCTTTCTTCCTCACCGGTACCCCGGGCATCCATTTTGAGTCCGGTGAGTATTACAACCAGAAGCGTAAGCCGGGGCTCAAGCGCCCGATTGCGAAGAACCGCTCCGTGGCGCGGCGTGTCTTTGATGATCTGGCCCGCCAGCTCGATGTGGAGTGGTAG
- the pth gene encoding aminoacyl-tRNA hydrolase produces the protein MSVLRDFFTRLFGRESARSSQKAAGLDPANLSAEWLIVGLGNPGAKYAATRHNVGYMAVDDLLAQAGDVLEPVRGHKLSVASFTVEDTTALVVRSHTYMNLSGDPIAPLAEQLGVPAERIIVIHDELDLPSGTVRLKKGGNENGHNGLKSLTERLGTRDYLRVRVGIGRPSKGGSIPEWVLAPVDASPEFESSIATAADAARLIVAEGLSKAQNEIHSRVN, from the coding sequence GTGTCCGTACTCCGTGACTTCTTTACCCGCCTCTTCGGCCGCGAGTCCGCGCGCTCATCTCAGAAGGCCGCTGGACTGGACCCAGCGAACCTGAGCGCCGAGTGGCTCATCGTGGGCCTGGGCAATCCCGGCGCGAAGTATGCTGCAACGCGCCACAACGTGGGTTACATGGCGGTTGATGATCTCCTTGCCCAGGCCGGAGACGTTCTTGAGCCGGTCAGGGGACACAAGCTCAGCGTCGCATCTTTCACCGTGGAGGACACCACGGCGCTGGTGGTGCGCTCCCACACCTATATGAACCTCTCCGGCGATCCGATTGCTCCACTCGCCGAGCAGCTGGGAGTACCCGCAGAGCGCATCATCGTCATCCATGATGAGCTCGACCTGCCTTCCGGTACAGTGCGTCTCAAGAAGGGCGGCAACGAGAATGGTCACAACGGTTTGAAGTCCCTCACTGAGCGCCTGGGGACCCGCGATTACCTGCGAGTCCGAGTGGGTATTGGCCGCCCAAGCAAGGGTGGGTCAATTCCGGAGTGGGTGCTCGCGCCTGTCGACGCCTCCCCAGAGTTCGAATCCTCCATCGCCACCGCAGCCGACGCGGCCCGCCTCATCGTCGCCGAGGGGCTATCCAAGGCCCAGAACGAGATCCACTCCCGCGTAAATTAA